The segment CAGATGCAACAGCTAAACTAATTAATTTTTTCATTCACACTCCTTAAAAAATATATTAAATAGTAGCATATAAAAACAAAAAATTTTAATAAATTGTGTATAAATTATAGTAAAGTTGTAAAAAAATAGTCTTATATAAGCTGATTTTTCCCAAGTTTTTTTGCTTTATATAAAGCATTATCAGCTCTATTAATGATTTCATTAATATGTACATCAGTTTTTTTATACTCAGATGAACCTATTGTTACAGTGAATTTAAGTTCTTCACTTTCAAATTTATTTAAAGAATTTATTACATCTAAAATCTTTTTTGCAACCTTTCTTGCATTGTCTATTGGAGTACTTGGAAGTAAAACTAAAAACTCATCACCACCAAGTCTAACAATAATATCATTATCTCTTACAGTTGTTTTAAGTCTTTTAACTAAAAGTTTTATTACTTTGTCACCTACATCATGACCATAAGTATCATTTACAGTTTTGAAATTATCTATATCTAGAAGTAATAAAGATAAAGTATTATGTTCTCTTTTTACAATTTTCATATAACGACTAGAAAAATCTTCTAAGAATCTTCTATTATAAACCTTTGTTAGCTGATCTGTATTTGCAAGTTTTTCATTCTCTTTTCTTTTACTTTCAGATTGAATAAGCCTTTTTGTTCTTTTATCTAATTCTTGAGCAAGATTATTAAAGTTGTCATTTAAAGAATCTATCTCTTCTATACCACAATGCTCTAAAGAGTTAATTTCACTTTTATTTCCTAATGTTTTTGTGAATTCTACGATTTTTGATAATGGATTATTTATTGTAGAAACAAAATCTTTTGCTTTTTTATATAAAAATATAAAAAATATAAAATAGAAAACAATTATAAATACTATAATAAAGTATCCAATACTTAGATTTTGATTTTCTAATTCTTTAACTTCAGATATAATTTGATTTTCAGGTATTAAAGAGATTAAAAACCAATCTGTAATATTTACTTTTTTTGAAAATAATAAATATTTATTTTCATTTAAAACAACTTCATCAAAAACTTTTCCACCATCAATTAAATTTTTCAGTAGTTTTACAAATTGCTTATTTTCATAATCAAAAATATTTATTTTATTTTCAAAAAGAACAGTTTTTTCAATTTTATCTTTTAAAAAGTAACCACCCTTTTCTTCATCTTTTAAAGATAAAAAAGTTTTTATTTTATTCTCCATTACAATAACTTCACCCTTTTTATTTATAATAAAAGATGCACCATCAAAAGGAAGTTGTAAATCCAATAAAGTTTTAATAATAGAGTTTAGAGTTATATCTATTCCTGTAACACCTTCTAAAAAATCATTATTATAAATTGGTGCGATAAGACTAATCATCCAACCTTTTCCTGCAGGGTCTAAATAAACATCAGTCCAAACAGGGCCTTTACTTGGATTATTTTTTAAATCTGCTTCGTAATAAAAATTATAATTTTCCATTTTTATATCAGGGGGAAAAATATTGAAACTATCTTCTAAAAATGGGTAATATCTACAAATATTATCATGGCTATTAAAATATACTGCATCAAGCATTTTATTGTTGTTTATTATAGATTTAAAGTTTTTATCAAAAAGCTCAGTTTTGATAAGTTTATCTTTTAAATCATCATCAATTTTTGTATTTTTTGAAACTACAACCGATGAACCACCATTATTTTCAGTTTTATAATACATCCCATTTGGTGCAAAATCAAACTTAGGTTTATTATCTAAAGTTATATTATCCTTATAGAAAAAAAAGTTTTGATGTTCATTTTGTAAAAAAGCTGATAGGTTTTCAAGGTTATTAAACTTTTCATTTATAATTGAAGTTGTAGAGTTAACTCTATCTATAACACTTAGTTTTAGGTCTTCTAAAACAAAATCAACAGTTGCGTTGACAAGTTTATTATTTGAACTAAAGTATAAAAAGACTAAAACAACTTCAATAAATAATATTGATGTTAGTGCTGTTTTTAAATAACTATTATAAATAAGTTTTTTTAATGTTATTTTATTCAAAAACTCACCTTTTTATGGTTTATTTATGATTATTATAATTTAAAAAAGTATCTTGTTATATTAGTGTAGTTATTTAATTTTCTTTTTTAAGCTATTCCATCTCTAAACTCATAAGATACATATCTTCCCCATCAATTACTTTTATTTGTGTAGATTCACATTTAGGACAACAAAATTCATGTTTTTCTAAAGTAGAATCTTCCCCACAATCTGTACAGGAGATAACTATTTTTTGATGATTAATTATAAACTCCGCACCATCACAAACAGTTTTTTCTTTGAAAGTATCAAAGGCTGTTTGAAGTAAATCTGGTTCAACCCCAGATAAAACTCCAATTTTAACAACTACTTTTGTCACTTGCTTTGAGTCATTTTGTCTTGCGTGTTCTTCACATGTTTCTAATAAAGATTGAACGATTGAGTACTCATGCATTAACAAATCCTTGGTAACAATTCACCAGTTGGTAAATCGATAAATCTAGCTGTACCCCAAGGTGAGTTTAAAACAACTTTTCCTAAATGTTTAGAACTTACTGTGCCAATAATAGCTGCTTCTTTTGTGGTATCAATAGATTTTAAAATATCCATTGCTTTTTCTTCTTGATCCTTTGAAATAGCCATAACAAAAGTTCCTTCATTTGCTAAACTTAATGCTTCAAAACCAAGCATTTCACAAACTCCATTAACCTCATCAGTTACAGGGATTTTTTCTTCATCAATCTCAACACAGATATTTGATTGTTTAGCCCATTCATTAAGTACTGCGCTAACTCCACCTCTTGTTGCATCCCTTAAAGCTCTAATTTTAATACCATTTTCAATAAGTTTTTCTACAACTGGCCAAAGAGAAGCACAATCAGATTCCAATGAAGATGAGAAATCGATACCTTCTCTTGCTGCAAAAATTGTTGCTCCATGTTTTCCAACTGAATTTGAAACAATAATTACATCATCTTCTAATATCTCATTTGAAGAGATACCTTTTTGTTTAATCTCACCAATACCTGTTGTATTTATAAAAATTTTATCAACACTTCCTCTTGGTACTACTTTTGTATCACCAGAGACAACATAAGCACCATTTTTTTCTAATTCAATTTTCATACTATTTACAATTCTTTTTAAAGTCTCAACCTCAAAACCCTCTTCAATAATAACACTACATGTTAAATATTTTGGCTTTGCTCCCATCATAGCTAAATCATTGCAAGTTCCACATACTGCAAGCTTTCCGATATCTGCACCAGCAAACTCTATGGGACTAACTGTAAAAGAGTCAGTTGAAAAAGCTAAAGTACCATCTTGAATAACTGCAGCATCTTCACTTTTTTCTAAAATCTCATTTTTAAAAGCTTTATAAAAAACCTTAGATATTAATTCATTATTTTCTTGTCCACCATTTCCATGGGCTAATGTAACTGTTTTCATTTTTTCTCTTTAAAATTTTTCTATAAAATCTTTTATTTTAAAAGATTTCCATATTTATAATATGCTGAACATGCACCCTCACTACTTACCATACAAGACCCTAATGGAGAACTTGGTTTACAGGCTGTTCCAAATACACTACATTCATGCGGTTTTGCAACTCCACGCATAATACTTCCACAAATACAAAGTTTATGATCATCAATTTCTTGAGTTGGTAAAATATCTTTATAGATAATCTCTGCATCAATTGAAGCATATTCATCTTTTAATTTTAGTGCAGAATCAGCAATATCACCTAATCCTCTCCATCTAAAATGTTCAGCTTTTTCAAAATACTTATCAATTAGTTTTTGGGCAGCTAAATTACCATCATAAGATACAGCTCTTGAATATTGCGTTTCCAACTCACATCTATTTTCACTAAATTGTTTTAAAATACTTAAAATTGATTGCATAACATCAACTGGTTCAAAACCACTTACTACAACAGGCTTTTTATAAATATCAATAAACTCTTGGTATATTTTACTTCCTGTAATTACACTTACATGAGAAGGACCTATAAAAGCATCAATTTTACAGTCATCACTATCAAGTAAAGCTCTCATTGGTTCAGGAACTGTTATATGATTTATATGAAAATAAACATTTGCAATTTTATTTTTACTAACATGTTCAAGTAATGCTGCTGTCATTGGTGTAGTAGTTTCAAAACCTATTGCAAAGAAAATCACTTTTTTATCTGGATTTTCTTGGGCTATTTTAATAGTATCAAGTGGTGAATAAACAAACCTTACATCTGCTCCCCTACTTCTAGCATCTTGTAAACTTCCCTTTGAACCAGGAACTTTGATCATATCTCCAAGAGTTACTAAGATTACATCTTTTTGTAAAGATAAGATATATGCATGATCAATTCTTTCTTTTGGCATTACACATACAGGACATCCAGGACCATGAATAAACTCTAAATTTTTAGGCATCAATTGGTTTATACCATATTTCATAATAGTATGAGTGTGTCCCCCACAAACTTCCATAACCCTTATTGTTTTATCAATTTTTGAAGCTTCTTTATCAACTAAGGATTTTAAAGCTTTTACCGTTTTAGGATCTCGGAATCCATCATATAAATCTTTTAATTTTAATTCACTCATATTTTTCACCTATTAGGGCAATTATCCCCATCTAAAATTGCTTGTTGCCTATCCTCTTCTTCCATTTTTTCAATTATTTCACGATAAATAGCCAAAGATTCTAAAGCATCTTCTTCATCAATTTTATTCATGGCGAAACCAATATGTATTAAAACATAATCTCCAACTTCTACTGGTTGATCTATTAAATCTAAAGAAGCGTTTCTCTCAACTCCCATAGTATCAACAGTACATACATTGTTTTCTTTATCTATTTTTTTAATTTTTGAAGGAATAGAAAGGCACATTATCTCATTCTCCTTTTAAAATTAATCCACTCTACAACAGCTTTTAAACTCTCTTCATCTTTTGTTGAAACTTCCAAGATATCTACATTTGGTTTTAGTTTTCTAGCTGTTTCTTTCTCTTTTTCTAAATCATATTCAAAATAAGGAAGTAAATCTGTTTTTGTAAAAAGAATTAAATCTGCGGCTCTAAACATAACTGGATATTTAGCAATTTTATCTTCACCTTCTGGAACACTAACTAATACAATGTTTAAATGAGTTCCAACATCGTAAGATGCAGGACATACAAGATTCCCTACATTTTCAACAAAACATACATCTAAATCATCTAAAGGCATGTCGTGTAATCCTTTGTGAACCATAAATGCATCTAAATGACAGGCACTTCCTGTTTGAATTTGTACAGCTTTAATATCTTTTGCAAGTAATCTATCCGCATCTCTATTAGTTTCTAAATCACCTTCAACAACACCATATTTAAAATCAGCAATATCAGCCATATGTTCTAGAAGTGTTGTTTTTCCACTTCCTGGACTTGACATAAGATTTATTCCTAATACTTTATGACTATCAAAATGAACTCTGTTATGAGCTGCCTCATGGTCATTTTTATCTAATATTTTTTGAATTACTGAAACTGTTTTTGCATCATTTAGTTGTGGATTATGATGAAGAGTTTCATGAGCTGCCTGGTGAGAAGAACTACCTTCATGGTGTGAATGTTCATGATCATGATGATGGTGATGTGCATCACCCGCTATTGTACAACCGCAATCTTTACACATATATTATCCTTTAAATTCTTGTGAATTATTGTTCATTTTAGAAAGTGTAGTCTATTGAAACTTTATTCAAACTAATAAGAGACACATCTTGTGTACTTTTAGAACAAGTAAACTATTAGTTAGATTAAGTTATTCTTATAAAAATAAAAATACTAAAGATGACTTTAAAATGGAAATTAAAAATTGCCCCTATTGTGATTCAAAAAGACTTTATATTCTTCAAAACAATTATAAAAAATGTAGTACTTGTAATAGAAAATTTTCCATAAGAAAAATTGAAATAGATTTTAGAATAATTGAATTTTTTTGTAATAATATAAGTGCAAATAGATGCTCCAAAATTCTTAAACTTAATTATAGAACTGTCCAAAATAGATATATGTTATTTAGAAAATTGATTGCTAATTTTTTAGAAAATGAACATTATAATAGTATCAATGATAATAGCTCATATGAAGAGTTTTATTATTTTACAAATAGAGAAAAAAAGAATAAAAAAAGATCTCTTTATAACGCTATTAATATTTTAGGTTTTTATTCAAACAAAAAAGTTTTTACTTTGTTAATGCCAAAACTCCCAAGACATAATACAGTAGAAGATGATAAAGAGTTTGAAAAATATTTAAAATGGCATAGAATCTATTCCCAATACTCTTACTCAACACCATTAAATGTTTTTTGGAAATACTTAGAGGAAAATTTGAAAAAATATAAAGGGGTGAATGAAAACAACTTCTTCTATTATTTAAAAGAGTGTGAATTTAAATTTACTTATTTACAAAACAAACAAATAGAGATATTAAAAACTATTTTTTATAAATACCAATAGAAGTATTTGAATTATGAAAACTAAAGAAAAATATCAATATTAAAAACTAAAGAAACTATAAATATATTTATATATAATTTCAAAAAATTTTAGGAAAACTATTATGATAAAAGATGCATTAGGTCGATTTAGAATTATTTCTGCAATTGAAGGATTATCTTATTTGCTTTTAGTATTTATAGCTATGCCTATAAAATATATTGGAGATAACCCATATCCTGTTAAAATCTTTGGGATGATTCATGGAGTCTTGTTTATTATCTTTATGATATCTTTATTTGAAGCTAAGATTAAAAAATCATGGGATGTTGGATTAGTTTTTCAACTTTTTGTTTTATCACTAATTCCATTTGGAGCATTTTTTATAGAGAAAAAAGTTAAACCAAATGAAGTTACACTATAAAATAAGATACATTTAGTATCTTATTTTAATCCTCTATTAAAAAAAATATATTATAACTCCCACTATAAGCATCTATTTTTCCATAAACTTTTTTTCCATCACCTCTATCTTTAATCTCAAAATATACTGAATCTGAATATTTCCCTAGTATTTTTGCATTATAAAGTGGCAATATATTTTTATAGTTTTTTATAATAGATTTTCTTGAATAAGTACTATCTTTTTTGCCATCTTTCATTATTTTATAGTCAATTCTTTTTATAGAACCAATAAAAGTTAAAACTTCTTTTTTATTAAAATAAGGCTTTGTTTTATAAATAACTAGCTTCTCATCTTTATAAGTAGTGTTTAGACTAATAACAGAGTTTTCAAGGGGTTTAATAAAATTAATATCAATTACTGCTTTTTTATCTCCACCACTAATTTTATGAAGTTCAACTCTTCTATTTTTTGCTCTTCCTTCATCTGTATCATTTGAAGCAATTGGGTTTTCCTCTCCAAAACCTTTTGAGTTTAATCTTTCTTTATTTATACCATATTTTATAATTGCATCTTTTACAGATTTTGCCCTTTCAAAGGAAAGTTCCTTATTATATTTATCATTTCCTTTTGAGTCTGTATGTCCTTGAACTGATATTACTAAATCTGGATATTTTTCCATAAGGTTTACAGCTGAAAGTATTGCTTTTAGGGATTCTTTTTTTAGTGTAGCTTTATTAAAATCAAAATATACACCATCTAGGGTGATTTTCCCTTCAGTATCTAGTTGTGCCTTGATTTTGTCAGGACTTAGTACTAAGTCTTGAACAAAAACCTCTTCTTTTACCATTTTTAATGAAAAGGATCTTTTATAAGTTTTAAACTCTGTTAGATATTTATTTTTACCATCAACATACTCAAAAATAAAAAAGTAATCTTTATCATCAACTATTGTTGCTCCAAGCTTAATTATCTTGTCTTTATACTCTTTTGAAATTATAGGTCTAAAATCAGTGTTATCTTTTGTAATATTAAAATAATCTGCTTTCCAATACTCACCATTTTTTTTGACTTTCTTTTTATTTATCCTAAATAGAACTTCATTGTATTTTTTATAGTCAAGTCTTCTTATTGCATAATCTTTAACTTGTGGTAGTAAAATATTTTTAGGATAAGAAGAAGATTTATTTTCAGCTCTTTTAGTCTCATAAGTATATTTGATATCTGAGCCAAGATTAATTAAAGAAGAATTAGCAAATGCAGCAGCACAAAAAAAAGAAGCAAGAACTATTATTCTAAATAGGTACATGAAAAATCCTTTTATATAATAATATTTGTAATTTTATTATATATCTTTTTAGTTTAATTGTACTAATTTAGTTGAGAATAAATCTGGCCTATTGAAATACCTCCATCATTTAGTGGGATTTTTTTAGAGTAGTAGTATTTTTTATTTAGTTTTGTTAGTTTTTTACTAATTTCTTCAAGTAAAGTTTTATTTTGAAAAACTCCACCAGTTAAAACTATTGGTAAATCATTAAATTTATTAGAAATTTCGATTACCAAATCTACAAGCATATTTATAAATTTACTACAAATTAAAATCTTGTTTTTCTCTTTTTCTATCTCTTTAATACAAATAGATAAATCAATAATTTCATCAACTAGTTTATATCTATATGATTTATTACAAGTTTTATCATAAGCCATCTCTATTTGTAAACCAGTTTCTCCTTCAAAACTTTGAATTTGGGCAATACCACTTAAACTAGCTATTGCATCAAATAATCTACCCATAGAAGAAGTTTTTGGAGCATTTAAACCTTTTTGCCACATTGTATGCATTATTTTAATTTCACCTTGGGAGAAAGCTTTTACAGTTGGATTATCTAAAAGTAAAATCTCTTCTAATGAAAAATTATCAAATAGTAAAGATAAGGCAACTCTTTTAGGCTCTTTAATTGATTTCTCGCCACCTAAAAGTTTAAAATAATTTAGATGATAAGCCCTTTTATACTCTTTTTTATCTGCAATAAAAACTTCACCACCCCAAATATTTCCATCATCACCAAAACCAGTTCCATCAAAAGAGAAAGCTAAAACTTTTTCATCTAAATTATATTCAGCCATAGTTGATAAAACATGAGCATAATGATGCTGAATCTCTATAGTTTCAATTCCTTGATTTTTTGCCCATTTTGTACTTTCATAATTTGGGTGTTTATCACAAACTATTAAATCTGGTTCAAAATCATAAAATCTTTTAAAGGTTTTAATTGTTCTATTAAAATATTCTATTGAAGTTATAGAACCTAAATCCCCTATATGGGGTGATAAGATTAAATTATCTTCAAAAGCTAAAGCAATTGTTGATTTTTGATTTGCCCCAAGAGCTAATATTTTCTTATTTGTTTTTGAAGAAAGTTTCAAACTTGTTGGTGCATACCCCCTTGCATTTCTTAAAACTAAAATATCATCATTTGCAACTTGAACAACGGAATCATCACAGGCATTTATTATATCTCTATCAAAATCAAGTATGAAATCTACTACACCACCTAACTTTTCTATAACTTCATCTTTAAATCTTAATATAGGTTCATCTGATAAATTTGCACTAGTTGCAACAATAGGAGTATTTAGATACTTAAATAATAGATGATGTAGTGGTGTATAAGCAATAAAACAACCTAGTCTATCTATATTTGGGGCAATATATTTACTTAACTTTGTTGAGTTTATATTTTTCATTTTAACCAAAGTAATTGGCTTCTCTTTTGAAGTAATAATCTCTTCTTCTTTTTTTGTTAAAGTAGTATGCTCTTTTATCTGCTCTAGATTTTTAAACATAACAGCAAAGGGTTTTGTTGGTCTATTTTTCCTATCTCTTAACTCATATACTACTTTATCGTCCAAAGCATTACAAACTAAGTGAAAGCCACCTAAACCTTTAATAGCAACTATTTTTCCCTCTTTGATTTTTTGCGCAATATCAATTATACTTTGAATATCTTTTGACAATTGTTCATTTTTATTATTATACAAAGCAATTTTAGGACCACAAACTTCACAAGAAACAGGTTGTGCATGATATCTTCTATTTAATGGATTTTTATATTCTTCTTCACATTTTGAACACATTTTAAATTTTGCCATTGAGGTATTACATCTATCATAGGGAACTGTATTTATAATTGAATATCTAGGTCCACAATTTGTACAATTTGTAAGAGCATATTCATATCTAAAATTTTCAGGATTAT is part of the Arcobacter arenosus genome and harbors:
- a CDS encoding sensor domain-containing diguanylate cyclase, which codes for MNKITLKKLIYNSYLKTALTSILFIEVVLVFLYFSSNNKLVNATVDFVLEDLKLSVIDRVNSTTSIINEKFNNLENLSAFLQNEHQNFFFYKDNITLDNKPKFDFAPNGMYYKTENNGGSSVVVSKNTKIDDDLKDKLIKTELFDKNFKSIINNNKMLDAVYFNSHDNICRYYPFLEDSFNIFPPDIKMENYNFYYEADLKNNPSKGPVWTDVYLDPAGKGWMISLIAPIYNNDFLEGVTGIDITLNSIIKTLLDLQLPFDGASFIINKKGEVIVMENKIKTFLSLKDEEKGGYFLKDKIEKTVLFENKINIFDYENKQFVKLLKNLIDGGKVFDEVVLNENKYLLFSKKVNITDWFLISLIPENQIISEVKELENQNLSIGYFIIVFIIVFYFIFFIFLYKKAKDFVSTINNPLSKIVEFTKTLGNKSEINSLEHCGIEEIDSLNDNFNNLAQELDKRTKRLIQSESKRKENEKLANTDQLTKVYNRRFLEDFSSRYMKIVKREHNTLSLLLLDIDNFKTVNDTYGHDVGDKVIKLLVKRLKTTVRDNDIIVRLGGDEFLVLLPSTPIDNARKVAKKILDVINSLNKFESEELKFTVTIGSSEYKKTDVHINEIINRADNALYKAKKLGKNQLI
- a CDS encoding OmpA family protein produces the protein MYLFRIIVLASFFCAAAFANSSLINLGSDIKYTYETKRAENKSSSYPKNILLPQVKDYAIRRLDYKKYNEVLFRINKKKVKKNGEYWKADYFNITKDNTDFRPIISKEYKDKIIKLGATIVDDKDYFFIFEYVDGKNKYLTEFKTYKRSFSLKMVKEEVFVQDLVLSPDKIKAQLDTEGKITLDGVYFDFNKATLKKESLKAILSAVNLMEKYPDLVISVQGHTDSKGNDKYNKELSFERAKSVKDAIIKYGINKERLNSKGFGEENPIASNDTDEGRAKNRRVELHKISGGDKKAVIDINFIKPLENSVISLNTTYKDEKLVIYKTKPYFNKKEVLTFIGSIKRIDYKIMKDGKKDSTYSRKSIIKNYKNILPLYNAKILGKYSDSVYFEIKDRGDGKKVYGKIDAYSGSYNIFFLIED
- a CDS encoding HypC/HybG/HupF family hydrogenase formation chaperone, with the protein product MCLSIPSKIKKIDKENNVCTVDTMGVERNASLDLIDQPVEVGDYVLIHIGFAMNKIDEEDALESLAIYREIIEKMEEEDRQQAILDGDNCPNR
- the hypA gene encoding hydrogenase/urease nickel incorporation protein HypA; the encoded protein is MHEYSIVQSLLETCEEHARQNDSKQVTKVVVKIGVLSGVEPDLLQTAFDTFKEKTVCDGAEFIINHQKIVISCTDCGEDSTLEKHEFCCPKCESTQIKVIDGEDMYLMSLEME
- the hypF gene encoding carbamoyltransferase HypF gives rise to the protein MKSIQIQVKGIVQGVGFRPYVYNLALKNKLFGWVNNDDQGVNIALEGDTLNLENFLNTLKNSPPPLAKIDSIRSEEKKLQNFKSFEIIESKTTSNKSTIISPDMAICDDCIDDINNPENFRYEYALTNCTNCGPRYSIINTVPYDRCNTSMAKFKMCSKCEEEYKNPLNRRYHAQPVSCEVCGPKIALYNNKNEQLSKDIQSIIDIAQKIKEGKIVAIKGLGGFHLVCNALDDKVVYELRDRKNRPTKPFAVMFKNLEQIKEHTTLTKKEEEIITSKEKPITLVKMKNINSTKLSKYIAPNIDRLGCFIAYTPLHHLLFKYLNTPIVATSANLSDEPILRFKDEVIEKLGGVVDFILDFDRDIINACDDSVVQVANDDILVLRNARGYAPTSLKLSSKTNKKILALGANQKSTIALAFEDNLILSPHIGDLGSITSIEYFNRTIKTFKRFYDFEPDLIVCDKHPNYESTKWAKNQGIETIEIQHHYAHVLSTMAEYNLDEKVLAFSFDGTGFGDDGNIWGGEVFIADKKEYKRAYHLNYFKLLGGEKSIKEPKRVALSLLFDNFSLEEILLLDNPTVKAFSQGEIKIMHTMWQKGLNAPKTSSMGRLFDAIASLSGIAQIQSFEGETGLQIEMAYDKTCNKSYRYKLVDEIIDLSICIKEIEKEKNKILICSKFINMLVDLVIEISNKFNDLPIVLTGGVFQNKTLLEEISKKLTKLNKKYYYSKKIPLNDGGISIGQIYSQLN
- the hypD gene encoding hydrogenase formation protein HypD, which translates into the protein MSELKLKDLYDGFRDPKTVKALKSLVDKEASKIDKTIRVMEVCGGHTHTIMKYGINQLMPKNLEFIHGPGCPVCVMPKERIDHAYILSLQKDVILVTLGDMIKVPGSKGSLQDARSRGADVRFVYSPLDTIKIAQENPDKKVIFFAIGFETTTPMTAALLEHVSKNKIANVYFHINHITVPEPMRALLDSDDCKIDAFIGPSHVSVITGSKIYQEFIDIYKKPVVVSGFEPVDVMQSILSILKQFSENRCELETQYSRAVSYDGNLAAQKLIDKYFEKAEHFRWRGLGDIADSALKLKDEYASIDAEIIYKDILPTQEIDDHKLCICGSIMRGVAKPHECSVFGTACKPSSPLGSCMVSSEGACSAYYKYGNLLK
- the hypE gene encoding hydrogenase expression/formation protein HypE; protein product: MKTVTLAHGNGGQENNELISKVFYKAFKNEILEKSEDAAVIQDGTLAFSTDSFTVSPIEFAGADIGKLAVCGTCNDLAMMGAKPKYLTCSVIIEEGFEVETLKRIVNSMKIELEKNGAYVVSGDTKVVPRGSVDKIFINTTGIGEIKQKGISSNEILEDDVIIVSNSVGKHGATIFAAREGIDFSSSLESDCASLWPVVEKLIENGIKIRALRDATRGGVSAVLNEWAKQSNICVEIDEEKIPVTDEVNGVCEMLGFEALSLANEGTFVMAISKDQEEKAMDILKSIDTTKEAAIIGTVSSKHLGKVVLNSPWGTARFIDLPTGELLPRIC
- a CDS encoding DUF3817 domain-containing protein, which gives rise to MIKDALGRFRIISAIEGLSYLLLVFIAMPIKYIGDNPYPVKIFGMIHGVLFIIFMISLFEAKIKKSWDVGLVFQLFVLSLIPFGAFFIEKKVKPNEVTL
- the hypB gene encoding hydrogenase nickel incorporation protein HypB; its protein translation is MCKDCGCTIAGDAHHHHHDHEHSHHEGSSSHQAAHETLHHNPQLNDAKTVSVIQKILDKNDHEAAHNRVHFDSHKVLGINLMSSPGSGKTTLLEHMADIADFKYGVVEGDLETNRDADRLLAKDIKAVQIQTGSACHLDAFMVHKGLHDMPLDDLDVCFVENVGNLVCPASYDVGTHLNIVLVSVPEGEDKIAKYPVMFRAADLILFTKTDLLPYFEYDLEKEKETARKLKPNVDILEVSTKDEESLKAVVEWINFKRRMR